A single window of Thermodesulfobacteriota bacterium DNA harbors:
- a CDS encoding phosphoribosylanthranilate isomerase encodes MVKVKICGITNLEDALLACKLGADAIGFVFYKKSKRYIEPSSAKKIIDRLPPFVTTVGVFVEEDEKEILTIMREINLDRVQIYRDLKLDKRIAIRVIRIRDENDISHIESTPYFPLLDSYTEAYGGEGVRFDWSMLKGVKREFILAGGINLDNIDLALELKPYGIDISSGVEERPGKKSAKKMEELIRRIRCYG; translated from the coding sequence ATGGTGAAAGTTAAGATTTGTGGAATAACCAATTTGGAAGATGCCCTTTTGGCGTGTAAGCTTGGAGCAGACGCAATCGGATTCGTATTCTACAAAAAGAGCAAAAGGTACATCGAACCTAGCTCGGCAAAAAAGATAATAGATAGGTTACCTCCCTTCGTCACAACCGTCGGAGTGTTCGTAGAAGAGGATGAAAAAGAGATCCTCACAATCATGAGAGAGATCAACCTAGACCGGGTGCAGATCTACAGAGATCTTAAGCTTGATAAAAGGATTGCCATAAGGGTGATTAGGATAAGAGACGAAAATGATATCTCTCATATCGAAAGTACACCCTATTTTCCTCTTCTTGATAGCTATACTGAAGCGTATGGAGGAGAAGGGGTAAGATTCGACTGGAGTATGCTAAAAGGGGTAAAAAGAGAGTTTATTTTGGCCGGAGGAATAAACCTCGATAACATAGATTTAGCGTTGGAACTTAAACCGTATGGAATAGACATATCTTCGGGGGTTGAAGAGAGACCTGGAAAGAAAAGCGCAAAAAAGATGGAAGAGTTGATAAGAAGGATAAGGTGTTATGGGTAA
- the trpB gene encoding tryptophan synthase subunit beta, whose translation MGKKGYYGNFGGRFVPETLMPALYELEEVLKAAKKDTSFKRELHSYQREYIGRPTPLYYARNASEKLGFKLYLKREDLCHTGAHKILNALGQALLAKRMNKKRIIAETGAGQHGVACATAASLLALDCVIYMGEDDVKRQRINVMRMEMLGAKVQPVKSGTRTLKDAINEALRDWVTNVRTTHYVLGTVFGPYPYPELVKYFVSAIGREAKRQILKREGRLPDVVVACVGGGSNAMGIFLPFLKMKDVMLIGVEAGGEGISTNKHAARFQKGRIGIFQGSKSYVLQDEWGQILDTYSIAPGLDYASVGPEHSFLFESGRVQYTYAEDEEVIEAYLFLSREEGILPALESSHALAFLMKNRKEFKDKIVLVNLSGRGDKDLTTVLNRLKKDGA comes from the coding sequence ATGGGTAAGAAAGGGTACTACGGGAATTTTGGAGGAAGGTTTGTACCAGAGACGCTAATGCCTGCCCTCTACGAACTAGAAGAAGTCCTAAAAGCTGCAAAAAAAGATACATCCTTCAAAAGAGAACTCCACTCTTACCAAAGAGAATACATTGGAAGGCCAACCCCGCTTTATTACGCGAGAAATGCCTCAGAAAAACTGGGGTTTAAACTCTATCTTAAAAGGGAAGATCTCTGCCACACGGGAGCACACAAGATTCTAAACGCCCTAGGCCAAGCTTTACTAGCAAAGAGAATGAATAAAAAAAGGATAATCGCCGAGACAGGGGCAGGACAACACGGAGTGGCGTGTGCAACGGCCGCCTCTCTTTTGGCGTTGGATTGTGTGATCTATATGGGGGAGGATGATGTAAAAAGACAGAGAATTAACGTTATGCGAATGGAGATGCTCGGTGCGAAAGTCCAACCTGTGAAGAGCGGAACGAGAACACTTAAAGACGCGATAAATGAGGCTTTAAGGGACTGGGTTACAAATGTGAGGACAACCCACTACGTTCTGGGAACAGTTTTCGGTCCGTATCCGTATCCAGAGCTGGTCAAGTACTTTGTCTCCGCAATAGGAAGGGAGGCAAAAAGACAGATCCTGAAAAGAGAGGGAAGACTCCCGGATGTTGTTGTTGCATGTGTTGGAGGAGGAAGTAACGCTATGGGCATATTCCTTCCCTTTCTCAAAATGAAGGATGTCATGCTGATTGGGGTTGAAGCAGGAGGAGAGGGGATAAGCACAAATAAACACGCGGCGAGATTCCAGAAAGGAAGAATAGGTATATTTCAAGGTAGCAAAAGCTACGTTCTTCAGGACGAATGGGGACAGATTTTAGACACTTATTCCATTGCACCAGGACTCGATTATGCAAGCGTTGGACCTGAACATAGTTTCCTTTTCGAATCAGGAAGGGTTCAATACACTTACGCTGAAGATGAAGAAGTCATCGAGGCTTATCTTTTCCTTTCAAGGGAGGAGGGGATTCTTCCTGCCCTTGAGAGTAGTCACGCCCTTGCTTTTTTGATGAAAAATCGAAAAGAGTTCAAAGACAAGATAGTCCTTGTCAATCTTTCTGGAAGGGGAGACAAGGATTTAACAACCGTTTTAAATAGGTTAAAAAAGGATGGCGCTTAA